Genomic window (Sulfurovum sp. NBC37-1):
CTCTATCTTTACACAGCTCTTTTCAGCCATCAGCATCTCTTCACTCTTTTTGATCACCTCCTCAAGAGTCACGTACTCCATACTGGGTTCAAAACTTTGTGTCGTGACCCTTTCAACCTCGGCCAGTTCAGAGATAAGTTCGTTCATACGTTCAAAAGCACGTACCAATATCTTTTTAGTCGCCTCATCCTCAAGCATCTCCGCAACGATACGTCCTTTGGTAATAGGCGTTTTAAGCTCATGCATCATATTGCGCATAAAAAGGTTCTTCGAGTTGCTCAACTCATTGATATGCCTTATGGCATCGTCGAAACTCTTGGCGATCTTCCCTATCTCATCATCATGTTCATAGCTGATAAGTATATTCATGTCACCCTGGGCGAAGCGCTGTATCTCTTTATGCAGTCTTTTGAGCGGATAGAGTTTTTTCAGGACTGCCAGATAGAGCAATAGAAGCAGCAGGATCAGGAAAACCCCCGTGACCATCGCTATCTCGAACTTGTAATCCTCCGGCTTGTCATCACGCAGCATCAGATTGTAGGACATTCTCTGCACATAGATATAGTGGGTATCGTTAATATTGAAGACCCTGACCCTTCCGGCAAGGGAACCGCCGCTGAAGATCGTCTTTCCATCTTTTTTGATCTCATTCTTGATCAGTTCGACCTCTTCCTTGCTCACAGGACTGACATGCAGTTTCTCATACAGTTTTTCAAGTTCTTCCTCTGAAGGGTTGAGTCTCAGGTTGGAAAGGAAAGTAATAGAGATAAGCTGGTAACGCTTGAACTCTTCGATCTTCTGGCGATCTTTATCCCAGGAGAGGAAGAGCAAAAAGGTGGCAAGCAGAATGGCTATCGCTACCGAGAAGAGAATATGTATGAACGCGGTTACGGAAATGTTTTTCATACACGGTCTGTCAGAAGGTATCCTACACCGCGTATAGGTTTGATATAGATATGGTCCGGATCGATCTTGGCGATCTTCTGCCTGATACGGGAGATGATCACATCGATATTCTTGATGGAGCTATCATCATCGATGTGTTCACTCTCATAGAGCAGCTGTTCACGTGATACGGAACCGTTCTTGTGCTGGATGAGCATGCCGAGTACATCGTACTCCGCTGCGGTAAGATCGAGCAGGTGTCCCCTAAAAGTAATCGTATGTGCTTGTGGATCGGCAACGAATATCTCCTCTTTTTTCTCCTTCTTCTCATCCACACTGTGTGTACGTCTCAGGATCGTTTTAATCCGTGTCACAAGCTCTCTCGGGTCATAGGGTTTTGGCATATAGTCATCTGCCCCGCGTTCCATACCGATCACTTTATCGGTAATATCGTCGCGTGCAGATGAAATGATGATCGGGATATTGGTGATTTCCCTGATCTTGGGGATCACTTCGAGCCCATCCATCCCGGGAAGAGTGAGGTCAAGGATGATCAGGTCAAAATCATGCTGTGTCAGTAGGGAGAGCCCGATATAAGGGTCTTCCGCACCGATAACCTCCATATCGTACTTGGTAAGGTAGTTCGTCAGGATGAGCGCCAGTTCCGGGTCATCTTCTATAATCAATATCTTTATGATAGCTCTTTCCTTTAATTTGATTCTTTCGAAAAATAGTTAGAGCAGATAATAGCATCAAGTTAATGAAAATCTTCTGTTCACTGTTTAGCCATCAACTGCTCTTTGGAGTTGTATTCAATGTATATTCTGGTAATGGCGATCAGGAATGACGTGATTGCCGGCCCGAGGATCATCCCCCAGAAACCGTAGGTACTCATCCCCGCCAATATGGAGAAGAAGATCACGATCTCGTTGACCTCGATATTGCTTTTGAGCAGATCCTCTTTGATCACCTTGATGATCACCGGTTTGATGAAAGTATCGGCAATGATGGAGATGACCACTACAGAATAGGAAGCAATAAAGATCGCCGTATTGGCATCGATAGTGGTCCAGGCATAAAGCGAGACCGGTACCCATACCACTGCTCCTCCAATGAGGGGAATGAGGGAGGCAAAGCCGTAGATCATACCAAAAAGCAGCCCGTTGAAACCGAAATAGCTCACCATAATACCAAAAAGAAAACCTTCAAAGATCGCTGTAATGATGATGGAATAAAAGACTACCTCCATTGTAGAGGATACTTCATGTATCATCTTGGCACTTTTCATTTTGTTGATCGGCAGCAATGCACGTATCAGTTCAAAGAAACGCTCTCCATAATAGTTGATCAGAAAGTAGAAAACCAGTACAAGGATCATATTTTTCACAAAACCGATCCCCACAGAACCAGCCGTTGTCAGGTAGGAGGTGGCATCCTGCACATACCCTGCTATGGCTTTATCACTAAGCGCAGTATGTACCCATCCTTTGACAAAAGGGATCTCTTCACCAAATGTCTTGAACACCTCCGTGACATGTTTGATCTTCTCCACATCGAGTTGTGTCATATATCCGACCCCGGTCGTTGCCATATAGACAATAGGTGCAAAGATAATAAGTACCAGAAGCAGTGTGGCAATACCGGCACTGAGTTTTCTTGACTTGAAAAATTTGATCATTTTCTTTGTCAAATTGTAGGTAGCCATAGTAAGCAATATGGCCACACTCAAGGGCAGCAAAAACGGCTGATAGATACTGTAGGCACCGATTACGGTAAAGACAAAAAGTGCCGTGATCATCAGGCTTTTGTTACTGATCATCAAATAATCCTTGTGTTATGCCGCCCAGTTTGAAATGCTCATAGCATTTTGGCGTGGCAATCCGTCCTCTGGCCGTTCTCTCGATATAGCCATTGGCGATAAGGTAGGGCTCGAGTACATCTTCGATCGTCCCTTCATCCTCACTCAATGCCGCACCGATGGTACTCAGGCCCATCGGCTTGTTCTTGGCGGAGACAAGCAGTTCGAGCAGCCTGATATCCTGTTCGTCGAATCCAAGATCATTCACACCAAGCTCATCGAGGGCATATCTGGCCCTTTCAAGAGTCACTTCGTTTTCATTGGCCACTTCGGAGAAATCCCGTACGCGTTTTAGCAGACGCAGGGCAATCCTCGGAGTACCTCTGCTTCGTCGCGCGATCTCATGTGCCGCTTCCGCTTTGGAAGGTTTTTCAAGTTTGTGCGATGCCTGGGAAACGATCTTTGCAAGCTCTTCGGGAGTATAGAACTGCATCCTGAAATGCATACCGAAACGTTCACGCAGCGGGTTGGAAAGCATACCTGCCCGTGTGGTCGCACCGATGAGAGTAAAGCGCGGTAAGTCTATCTTCACCGTCTGTGCCGCAGGGCCGCTGCCTATAATGATATCGAGACGGAAATCCTCCATTGCCGGGTAAAGTATCTCCTCAATAGCCGGGGACATACGGTGGATCTCATCGATAAAAAGAATATCACCCTCTTCGATATTGGTCAAAAGGGCTGCAAGGTCACCCGCTTTTTCGATCATGGGTGCCGCAGTGGTCTTGATATTGGTATGCATTTCAGAAGCGATGATGTTCGCCAGTGTCGTCTTCCCCAGGCCAGGAGGCCCGAAGAAAAGAATGTGATCAAGTGCCTCTTCCCTGCGCTTGCTCGCTTCAATGAACACTTTTAGGTTTTTTTTGATCTTTTCCTGCCCGATATATTCATCCCAGGAACTCGGACGAAGTGTTACTTCGTACGAAGCCTCTTCGTCAAAACGCTCTATTTCGACCATTCTTTCCATTAATACGTATGCTCCTCATCCGGGAATGCTCGCGATTTCACTTCGCTGATATACTGCTCCAACCCTTCTCTTACCTCTTTGGCACCGTCGCAGTAACGTTTGACGAATTTGGGCTTGAAGGCTTCAAAGAAACCGAACATATCGGACCAGACCAGTACCTGGCCGTCCGTACTGTTCCCCGCACCGATACCGATGGTCGGTATCTGCACCGCTTCCGTAACAGCTTTGGCTGCTTCCGCTTTAACCCCCTCTACCAGTATCAAAGCTGCTCCGGCGGCCTGAAGATCCAAAGCATCTTCAAGCAGTGCCTTGATGTCGTCCTCATCTTTCCCTCGGACCTTATAGCCGCCCTCACTGCGTACATGCTGGGGCATCAGGCCTATATGTGCAACTACGGCTACCCCGTTCTCTGACAGGACACGTACGATGTCAGCCTTTTCTTTTCCTCCTTCGATCTTCACCGCCTGCGCATTTGTCTCATGATAGACCCTCACGGCATTTTCAAGTGCGATATCCGCTGTCGTATAGGAACCAAAAGGCATATCGAAAACGATACATGCCGATTTGGCACCGTTACCCACCGCCTGCGTATGGTAGATCATCTGGTCCATCGTGGCAGAAAGAGTATCTTCTTTACCCAGAAAACTCATATTGAGACTGTCACCGACCAGGATCATTTCCACCTCGCCGTCAAAAAGCCGGGCAAAAAGCGCATCGTAGGCCGTCACCATCGTAATGGGCTCAACACCTTTCATAGCCGATATAGTCGACAAGGTGATCTTTTTTTCTATTCTTGGGGTATGGATGCTCATAATATAAAATCTATTCCTTCTTAGTCTGTCGGCAACGTGTTGTTGAACCACTACGGCTGTATTTTGGTACTCATTTTATCAAAAAAATGTATAATATCACAAATGGGTACCTCCGAAAACCCTAAATACTCATAACATCTCTAGCTTTTGTCTAGGCTAGGCACTCTTTTGCAGGCCTAGCCATAGCTAAGTCAAAAAAGAGTAACGACGCATAGGCGAAAGCTAGTGATGCCCGCAGGGTGGGCTTTGCAAATGTGAGATTTCACAAGATGCTTACTTCATCTTAGCTTTGGCTAGGACTTGAAAGCCTCTTGCAAAATCTCACATTTGCAAAACCCATTATGAGTATTTAGGGTTTTCGGAGGTACCCAAATAATCATCTTGACACATAAAGAGTATATTTTGGATAAAAAATTAGTTGCCTATATTACCACCGGTTTCCCTTCATTGAACTTCACGATAGATGCTGCACTGGCATTGGCGGAAGCCGGTGTGGATACACTCGAACTCGGTATGCCCTTCTCCGATCCGGTCGCTGACGGTCCTGTCATAGAAGCTGCCAACCTCAAAGCACTTCAAAACGGCTTCAAACTGGAGCATCTATTCGAGGCTTCTGCTAAAATAGCGCCACATATCGATACACTCTGGATGGGCTATTTCAATCCCTTCTACCACAGAGGAATGGACTATTTCATTTCCCAGGCAAAAGAGACGGGTGTGAACGGATTCATCATCCCCGATCTCCCTTTTGAAGAGGCTAAACCTTACAAGCCTGCCATTGAAGCTGCCGGACTGAGTCTGATAGACTTCATCGCACCTACAGATACCAAAGAGCGTATCGAAGAGATCGTGACCGATGCCAAGAAGTTCATCTATCTTGTTGCCTATGCAGGGATCACCGGTACGGGACAGAGTGAAGACCTTCAGCCTATTATTTCTGATATCAAAGAATTCACACAAACTCCCATCTATGTGGGTTTCGGTGTCGATCAGAATACGGCCAGAGAAAAAGCCAAAGGGGTCGATGGTGTCATTGTAGGTTCCGCTTTCGTGAAAGTACTGCTTGACGAGAATTTAAATAACACTCAGAAGATCGCAAAAATTTCAGAGATCGCAAAAGAGATCAAAGAGAGGATCAACAGCTAAGCCCCATTAAAAAACTTTATGTATAATTCCTTCAAAACCCGTAAATAATTCGGGTTCACTCCCTATGAAGGCAATTCTATTGGAACATTTTATCTGGAATGTCGATCCCGTTGTATTACATTTAGGTCCCTTGCAGCTACGCTGGTACGGAATTTTGTTCGTTGGTTCCTTTTTTCTGGGACTTATGCTGTTACAATGGATCTTTAAACGCGAAGGCAAAGCCCCTGCTCTTCTGGACAGTTTCCTCATCTATGTCATGGTCGGTGCGGTTATCGGCTCGCGACTGATGCACTGTTTTGCTTATGAACCGGAGTTCTATCTCTCCCACCCACTTGAAATACTGAAGATATGGAAAGGGGGACTGGCAAGCCATGGCGGTTTGCTCGGTTCCATCCTGGCCATCTGGCTCTTTTGCAGAAAATATAAACTCGATTTCATGTGGCTGCTCTCACGAACTGCTATTGCCGGTACTATTACAGCCGCATTCGTACGTTTTGGAAATTTTTTTAACTCCGAAATCCTGGGTAAACCTACCGATCTTCCCTGGGCAATCATCTTTGAGCGTGTCGACATGCTTCCACGACACCCGGTACAACTTTATGAAGCCTTTTCCTACCTGATACTTTTGGTAATTATGCTCCTGGTCTACCTCAAAAGCAAACCGGACTTTGCTACCCGCATCCTTCCGGGTATCTTTTTGACTTTTATGTTTACGGTCCGTTTTCTACTTGAATACACTAAGACAAAACAGGCAGACTACACATGGGACCTTCCTTTCAGCACAGGGCAGGCTTTAAGTTTACCTTTTATTTTGATAGGTATCATATGGATATTATGGGCTTTAAAAAAGAAACACAGTACATAGTGCTTTGTCATTTTTACCTACTTTTTCCAAAAAAGTAGAGATAGGAATAAGGTATACAAAAAACATTTATGAATGCAAAAAACCAAACAAATCATTATGCACTTGGTATCGACATTGGTTCCACCACTGTCAAATACGTACTGTGCGACAGAGACTTCAACATCATCGCCAAAGCCTATACCCCGCACGACACCAAGCAGGCACCTACCCTTCTAAGGCTTTTGGAAGAACTCTCGCAAACCCATAAAGAAGCCTATGACAACATTGACAAAGTTTACATTACAGGTTCGGGAGCCAGCCGGATCGCCCCGACACTCAATGCGCGTTTTGTTCAGGAGGTCAATGCTGTCGTGCTTGCAGTGGAACATCATCATCCAGACGTGAATGCCGTGGTGGAGCTGGGCGGACAGGATGCGAAGATCATCCATTTCAAGGAGGGTAAGGACGGCAAAAAAACCGTACTGACCTCCATGAATGACAAATGCGCTTCCGGTACGGGAGCCACCATAGAGAAATGTACCATGAAGGTCGGTATGGAGAGCGAAGAAGTTCAGAAGCTCACCTTTGCAACAGAGAAGCTCCACCATGTCGCTGCCAAATGCGGTGTCTTTGCCGAAACGGACATTGTCAACCTTGTCAAGACCTCCGTTCCTTCCAATGAGATCATGAACTCCCTGGCAGACGCCATTGTTATGCAGAACCTGACAGTGCTGACACGTGGCAATACACTCATGCCCAAAGTCCTGCTGCTTGGCGGACCGAACACCTATCTGCCGTTTTTGCAGGATTGCTGGCGCATGCGCATTGCCGAACTCTGGGATGAACGTGGCATAGACTACGATAAAAACAAGCTGGACGAACTGATTATTGTGCCTGAAAATGCCCAGTATTATGCCGCTTTGGGCGCGGTGATCTTTGGTGAAGGCGAAGCGAACCACGACAAATCTTTCAGCGGACTTATTGCTCTGAAAACACTGGTGGATACAGGCGGTGTCAACCAGAATGACAATATTGACACCCCTTTGGTTCAGAGTGCAGAAGAACTTTATTCATTTAAAGAACAATACGCTATTAAGCCTTTCAATCCGCCTGTTCTGACAGAAAAAACCACCTGCTTCCTCGGTATAGACGGAGGCTCCACCTCTTCCAAAGCGGTATTGCTGGATGAAAAAGGTGAACTACTTCTGAAAGTCTACCAGCTCTCAAAAGGAAACCCCATTGACGATACGCTGGAACTTTTGCAAAAGATCAAGGAATCAGAAAGTGGGAAATACTACGATATCAAAGGTCTTGGCGTCACCGGCTACGCAGCAGATGTACTCGGTGGTGCGCTCAAAGCCGATGCCAATATCATCGAGACCATTGCCCATATGAAAAGTGCACAAAAGGCTTTTGGCGAAAGCATCAATGTTATCTGTGATATCGGCGGACAGGACATCAAAGTGCTTTTCATGGAGAACGGGATGATGAAAAATTTTCGTCTCTCCAATCAGTGCAGTGCCGGTAACGGAACCCTGCTGCAGAGTATGGCCAAGCAGTTCGGCGTTCCGGTGGAGGGCTTTGCAGATGTCGCCTTTGCCGCCAAGCAGGCACCGCGTTTCAACTACGGATGTGCTGTTTTTCTCGATACAGACAGAGTGAACTTTCAAAAAGAGGGATACACCAAAGAGGAACTCTTTGCCGGTATATCGAAGGTTCTGCCCAAGAATGTCTGGCAGTATGTCGTACAAGCCCCCAACCTTGCCATGTTCGGAGACCACTTCGTATTGCAGGGAGGCACACAGTACAACCAGGCAGCGCTGAAAGCACAGGTGGATTACATCAAAGAACGTGTACCTAATGCCAGGGTAGACGTCCATCCGCATCCGGGTGAAGCCGGAGCTATCGGCGCCGCACTTGAAGCAAGAGATGTCGTACAGAAAAGAGGCACGGCCACCTTTGTCGGATTGGAGGAAGCACTGCAGATGACCTATACTTCCAAGACAGATGAGAGTACGCGCTGCCATTTCTGCACCATCAACTGCTCACGTACCTTCATCGATACCCATACCCCTTCTTCGGAGACCGTGCGTTACATTGCCGGGTTCTCCTGCGAAGACGGTACAGTCGAGTCTGCAGATGCCTTTAAAGCACTGAAAAGTTCCAGAAAAGCATTACAGGAAACCGTACCAAACCTTGTCAAAAAAGAGTCTTCCAAACTTTTTGCACCCACCTACATGCTGGATAAAAAGCCGACAGCATCTACACAGATAAAAGAGCAGCAGGTAAAAGTGACCCTTGGCGGCTGGGGGCCGACACTGCGCAGAGAGGTCACACGGAATTTCAAAGTCAGTTCAGCGGAAGATGCAGCCTACAGGAAAGCACTCAAGATCGCCATTCCCAAAGTGCTCAATGTCTACTCCCTGGCCCCCTTCATGCGAACCTATCTTGAAGCGCTTGGCATCAACCCTCTCAACATCCAGTTCTCCGGTTTTTCCAATGAAGATATGTACCTTGAAGGAGCCAAATACGGTTCTGTGGATTCCTGCTACCCTGCCAAAGTGGCACAGTCTCATGTCTATGCACTGATGTACAGCAAAAAATTTGCAAAAAAAGCATTTGACTACCTATGGTTCCCCGCCGTGACGGAGCTTCCCGGTTACGTTCAGCATACCATGGGACAAACCTCATGCCCCATCGTTTCCGGTACACCCAAAGTGGTCTACTCTGCCTTTACCAAAGAGAAGGACCTTTTCTCAGAGAGAGGGATCGTCTATGTCGATGAAGCGCTGAATTTCGATAACCGGAAACTGCTTGAGAAACAGCTCTTTGCCACATGGGGGGAAAAACTGCGTATCACGGAAGATGAGAACCATTGGGCGGCCGAGCAGGCATGGAAGGCACTCGATGAAAACGACCGGGAGATAATGGAAGAGGGACACCGTATTCTAGATGAGGCCGAACAGAACAATGAAGTCGTTATTCTGCTGCTTGCACGTCCCTACCATTCCGACCCCGGGCTCAACCATGAAGTTCTCGACGAATTCCAGTCACTCGGGTTCAAGACCCTCTCCATGCGTGCCATTCCCAAAGATGAAACCTATCTGATGCGCTTCTTTGGAGAAGAAGTTTCACAGGGAATCATAGAATCCCCTTATGATATACGCGATGTCTGGGCAGAGAACTTCTCGACCAATTCGGCACAAAAGGTCTGGGCAGCCAAATTCGCTGCACGGCATCCCAATGTGGCTGTACTTGACCTCAGTTCCTTCAAGTGCGGGCACGACGCACCGACCTATGCCATCATCGACAAGATACTCGGCGCTTCACGTACACCGCATCTGACCCTTCACGACATCGATGCAAACAAGCCGGGCGGGTCCATTAAGATAAGAGTAAAGACTTTTGCCTATACTCTGGAACAATACAAGCAGACACTGAGAAATGCAAAAGAACGTATTGCCGTTACCAAAGCAAAGATTCTAGCATGATATTTTCTATCAATAAAACCGCTACCGAAGTAAAATTATCCAAAGTCGTTAGCAATACACTACCTGCAAACACTTTATGTCACTTGCGCTTTTTCTTTTTTGGTTACTTTCCTTTCTTTTTTGTCGCAGTACAAAAAGAAAAAAGTAACAAAAGAAATTTAAATATCAAAATAACAATTTGAGGAAAAAATGAGTTCAGCATGTACAAGTATTAAAATGACTGACAAGAACGGTGATCTGAGTTTCATTAACAAAGCGCCTTCCCAATGGAGAGACATTCCCTCCAAACCCATTGAATATGCCCCAAAAGAAGAAACCATCTTCCTCTCGGGTGGATTGACACTCCTGCAGGACAAACTGGTCGAAGCAGCCCTCAACTCCATGGATATCAACTTCATTGCCCTGCCCAACCCGGACTTCAAATCCTTTCAGACGGGAAAAGCCTTTGGGAACAGAGGCCAGTGCAACCCTACCTACTTTACCGTAGGGAACCTGGTCAAATATCTGCAGGACCTCCGTGACAAACAGGGATTGAGCAGTGAAGAGATCATCAGAAAATATGTTTACATCACTGCCGGGGGATGTGGCCCATGCCGTTTCGGTATGTACATCACCGAATACAAAAAGGCATTGCGTGATGCGGGCTTTGAAGGTTTCAGACTGACCTCTTTCGAACATGATAAGGGGATCTTTCAGGGAGATACAATAGAGGAAGATATTCTCAGTTTTACCCCAAAATTCTTCATTAGACTCATCAAGGCCGTCATCATCGGCGACATCATCAACATTCTGACCTATAAAATGCGCCCCTATGAAGTGGAGAAAGGAAGCATTGACAAGGCTGTAGAAAAATGTAAAGAGATCGTATCCAAGGCTTTTCTGGATCATTCCAGTCTTATCAATGCACTCTGGAAGTGCCGGACTGTTCTGGAAAAGGTCAAACTAAACCGTCTGCAGCCCAAAGCAAAAGTGATGGTCATGGGAGAATTCTGGGCTGCGATGACAGAGGGTGACGGGAACTACAATCTACACAGATTTCTGGAAACCGAGGGGGCGGAATGCATACCGCAACCTATCACGAATCGCCTGATGCTTAGCATCTGGGAAGCAGAACAGGCTCTGAACAAAAAAGAGAAGCTCGCTGTCGAGAACGGCAAAAAAATAGACTTCTCAAACGTCAGAACGCGCATGCTCATCAAAGCCGGAAAAGCGGCTGTCAAAACCCACTTTTCACTTTATGCCAAAGCCATCGGCCTGCATGACTATGACATTCCAAATATGGAAAAGCTGGCAGAGCTTGCAAAGGAGTACTATACACTCGACTGCAGCGGAGGAGAAGGGCACCTTGAGGTGGCACACCTCATCGAAAGCGTCAAGCATAATCTTGCACACCTCGTCATCTCCATCAAACCTTTCGGATGCATGCCCTCTTCCGCGGTGTCGGACGGAGTCCAGTCACTGGTGACCAGCCGCTATCCGCAGGCGAATTTCCTCAGTATAGAGACATCGGGAGAAGGTGCAGCCAATTTCTACAGCCGTGTACAAATGGCACTCTTCAAAGCCAAACAAGCCGCCAAAGAGGAATATGAAACATTGGAAGTACCGGAGCATATTCCTCAGAAGTTGAACAATTACCTCTACCAGCCCAAAAATGAAAAAGCAGGTACTGCAGCGCAGTTGATCTACAGCATTACATGAATTATACGATCATCGGAGCAAAGGCTTTCGTACTCACCCTAACCTTCTGTCCGATCTCCAATTTTTCTGCTTCCTGGGAACTGACCACCACTTCAACAAGCTGCTGTCCGATGGAAACAATGGCCACATAGATCACATCCACTTTTGTAATATCGAGCAGTTCACCCTCGAAAGAGAATTTCTGGGAGCCCTGTGTTTGAAGCAGTACCTCTTTGGGCTTGCCGTCATTGATGATCTCTCCCTGCTCCAGCACCAGGACGCGTGACGCCAAACGGTAGATCTCGCTCGGGTCGTGGCTGACCATGATCGTTGTGGTACCAAACTCTTTATGCAGTGCCAGTATCTCACTTTGCAGTTTCATCCTCATTTCAGGGTCAAGTGCGGACAGCGGTTCATCCATGAGCAGCAGTCTGGGACGCTTCATCA
Coding sequences:
- a CDS encoding ArsS family sensor histidine kinase; this translates as MKNISVTAFIHILFSVAIAILLATFLLFLSWDKDRQKIEEFKRYQLISITFLSNLRLNPSEEELEKLYEKLHVSPVSKEEVELIKNEIKKDGKTIFSGGSLAGRVRVFNINDTHYIYVQRMSYNLMLRDDKPEDYKFEIAMVTGVFLILLLLLLYLAVLKKLYPLKRLHKEIQRFAQGDMNILISYEHDDEIGKIAKSFDDAIRHINELSNSKNLFMRNMMHELKTPITKGRIVAEMLEDEATKKILVRAFERMNELISELAEVERVTTQSFEPSMEYVTLEEVIKKSEEMLMAEKSCVKIEIENKALTTDIKFMALAIKNLLDNGIKYSQDKCVLLYTNKNIIEVHSKGKALQHPLHYYTEPFSQEEKRSSGFGLGLYIVSSILIKLGYKLRYRYEEGMNIFMIEPDMKRRFG
- a CDS encoding response regulator transcription factor yields the protein MIKILIIEDDPELALILTNYLTKYDMEVIGAEDPYIGLSLLTQHDFDLIILDLTLPGMDGLEVIPKIREITNIPIIISSARDDITDKVIGMERGADDYMPKPYDPRELVTRIKTILRRTHSVDEKKEKKEEIFVADPQAHTITFRGHLLDLTAAEYDVLGMLIQHKNGSVSREQLLYESEHIDDDSSIKNIDVIISRIRQKIAKIDPDHIYIKPIRGVGYLLTDRV
- a CDS encoding AI-2E family transporter, which codes for MISNKSLMITALFVFTVIGAYSIYQPFLLPLSVAILLTMATYNLTKKMIKFFKSRKLSAGIATLLLVLIIFAPIVYMATTGVGYMTQLDVEKIKHVTEVFKTFGEEIPFVKGWVHTALSDKAIAGYVQDATSYLTTAGSVGIGFVKNMILVLVFYFLINYYGERFFELIRALLPINKMKSAKMIHEVSSTMEVVFYSIIITAIFEGFLFGIMVSYFGFNGLLFGMIYGFASLIPLIGGAVVWVPVSLYAWTTIDANTAIFIASYSVVVISIIADTFIKPVIIKVIKEDLLKSNIEVNEIVIFFSILAGMSTYGFWGMILGPAITSFLIAITRIYIEYNSKEQLMAKQ
- the ruvB gene encoding Holliday junction branch migration DNA helicase RuvB, with the translated sequence MERMVEIERFDEEASYEVTLRPSSWDEYIGQEKIKKNLKVFIEASKRREEALDHILFFGPPGLGKTTLANIIASEMHTNIKTTAAPMIEKAGDLAALLTNIEEGDILFIDEIHRMSPAIEEILYPAMEDFRLDIIIGSGPAAQTVKIDLPRFTLIGATTRAGMLSNPLRERFGMHFRMQFYTPEELAKIVSQASHKLEKPSKAEAAHEIARRSRGTPRIALRLLKRVRDFSEVANENEVTLERARYALDELGVNDLGFDEQDIRLLELLVSAKNKPMGLSTIGAALSEDEGTIEDVLEPYLIANGYIERTARGRIATPKCYEHFKLGGITQGLFDDQ
- the panB gene encoding 3-methyl-2-oxobutanoate hydroxymethyltransferase, which translates into the protein MSIHTPRIEKKITLSTISAMKGVEPITMVTAYDALFARLFDGEVEMILVGDSLNMSFLGKEDTLSATMDQMIYHTQAVGNGAKSACIVFDMPFGSYTTADIALENAVRVYHETNAQAVKIEGGKEKADIVRVLSENGVAVVAHIGLMPQHVRSEGGYKVRGKDEDDIKALLEDALDLQAAGAALILVEGVKAEAAKAVTEAVQIPTIGIGAGNSTDGQVLVWSDMFGFFEAFKPKFVKRYCDGAKEVREGLEQYISEVKSRAFPDEEHTY
- the trpA gene encoding tryptophan synthase subunit alpha; this encodes MDKKLVAYITTGFPSLNFTIDAALALAEAGVDTLELGMPFSDPVADGPVIEAANLKALQNGFKLEHLFEASAKIAPHIDTLWMGYFNPFYHRGMDYFISQAKETGVNGFIIPDLPFEEAKPYKPAIEAAGLSLIDFIAPTDTKERIEEIVTDAKKFIYLVAYAGITGTGQSEDLQPIISDIKEFTQTPIYVGFGVDQNTAREKAKGVDGVIVGSAFVKVLLDENLNNTQKIAKISEIAKEIKERINS
- the lgt gene encoding prolipoprotein diacylglyceryl transferase, with the protein product MEHFIWNVDPVVLHLGPLQLRWYGILFVGSFFLGLMLLQWIFKREGKAPALLDSFLIYVMVGAVIGSRLMHCFAYEPEFYLSHPLEILKIWKGGLASHGGLLGSILAIWLFCRKYKLDFMWLLSRTAIAGTITAAFVRFGNFFNSEILGKPTDLPWAIIFERVDMLPRHPVQLYEAFSYLILLVIMLLVYLKSKPDFATRILPGIFLTFMFTVRFLLEYTKTKQADYTWDLPFSTGQALSLPFILIGIIWILWALKKKHST
- a CDS encoding BadF/BadG/BcrA/BcrD ATPase family protein — its product is MNAKNQTNHYALGIDIGSTTVKYVLCDRDFNIIAKAYTPHDTKQAPTLLRLLEELSQTHKEAYDNIDKVYITGSGASRIAPTLNARFVQEVNAVVLAVEHHHPDVNAVVELGGQDAKIIHFKEGKDGKKTVLTSMNDKCASGTGATIEKCTMKVGMESEEVQKLTFATEKLHHVAAKCGVFAETDIVNLVKTSVPSNEIMNSLADAIVMQNLTVLTRGNTLMPKVLLLGGPNTYLPFLQDCWRMRIAELWDERGIDYDKNKLDELIIVPENAQYYAALGAVIFGEGEANHDKSFSGLIALKTLVDTGGVNQNDNIDTPLVQSAEELYSFKEQYAIKPFNPPVLTEKTTCFLGIDGGSTSSKAVLLDEKGELLLKVYQLSKGNPIDDTLELLQKIKESESGKYYDIKGLGVTGYAADVLGGALKADANIIETIAHMKSAQKAFGESINVICDIGGQDIKVLFMENGMMKNFRLSNQCSAGNGTLLQSMAKQFGVPVEGFADVAFAAKQAPRFNYGCAVFLDTDRVNFQKEGYTKEELFAGISKVLPKNVWQYVVQAPNLAMFGDHFVLQGGTQYNQAALKAQVDYIKERVPNARVDVHPHPGEAGAIGAALEARDVVQKRGTATFVGLEEALQMTYTSKTDESTRCHFCTINCSRTFIDTHTPSSETVRYIAGFSCEDGTVESADAFKALKSSRKALQETVPNLVKKESSKLFAPTYMLDKKPTASTQIKEQQVKVTLGGWGPTLRREVTRNFKVSSAEDAAYRKALKIAIPKVLNVYSLAPFMRTYLEALGINPLNIQFSGFSNEDMYLEGAKYGSVDSCYPAKVAQSHVYALMYSKKFAKKAFDYLWFPAVTELPGYVQHTMGQTSCPIVSGTPKVVYSAFTKEKDLFSERGIVYVDEALNFDNRKLLEKQLFATWGEKLRITEDENHWAAEQAWKALDENDREIMEEGHRILDEAEQNNEVVILLLARPYHSDPGLNHEVLDEFQSLGFKTLSMRAIPKDETYLMRFFGEEVSQGIIESPYDIRDVWAENFSTNSAQKVWAAKFAARHPNVAVLDLSSFKCGHDAPTYAIIDKILGASRTPHLTLHDIDANKPGGSIKIRVKTFAYTLEQYKQTLRNAKERIAVTKAKILA